Proteins from one Elusimicrobiales bacterium genomic window:
- the rpmA gene encoding 50S ribosomal protein L27: MAHAKSQGSSTNGRDSHGQRLGVKRYGQQKVLAGEVLVRQRGTKFLPGLNVGIGSDDTLFAKSAGTVKFQWASRGKQKISIVTETAKA, encoded by the coding sequence ATGGCACATGCAAAATCGCAGGGTTCTTCAACCAACGGGCGCGACAGCCACGGCCAAAGGCTTGGCGTAAAGCGCTACGGCCAGCAGAAGGTCCTGGCGGGCGAGGTGCTGGTGCGCCAGCGCGGCACCAAATTCCTGCCCGGCCTCAACGTAGGCATCGGTTCGGACGACACGTTGTTTGCCAAGTCGGCGGGCACCGTGAAGTTCCAGTGGGCCAGCCGCGGCAAGCAGAAAATATCCATAGTAACCGAAACCGCCAAGGCCTGA
- the rplU gene encoding 50S ribosomal protein L21, translated as MYAIIQTGGKQYWVTPGEKVTVEKLEAKQGDEVKINAIWSASGDGAAVNPSALPKATVIAKVSRHLRSPKILVFRKRPKKAYEKMRGHRQDLTELEIKEIKIS; from the coding sequence ATGTACGCAATCATACAAACCGGCGGGAAGCAGTACTGGGTTACGCCCGGCGAGAAAGTCACCGTAGAGAAGCTTGAGGCCAAACAGGGCGACGAGGTTAAAATCAACGCCATCTGGTCCGCTTCCGGCGACGGCGCCGCGGTAAACCCCTCTGCCCTCCCCAAGGCGACGGTTATCGCCAAAGTGTCAAGGCATCTGAGAAGCCCCAAAATACTGGTTTTCAGAAAGCGTCCCAAGAAGGCTTACGAAAAAATGAGAGGCCACCGGCAGGACCTTACCGAACTGGAAATCAAAGAGATTAAAATCTCCTGA
- a CDS encoding glycyl-radical enzyme activating protein, with product MPKGLIFDIQGFSVHDGPGCRTVFFLSGCPLRCRWCANPEGMSGAPALLHFASRCAGDMLCAAACPANAVSAGPVFDRAACAKCRSFDCVKACRSGALKTAGREVSVDEIIRIIRRDRDFWGPGGGITLSGGEPLFQKEFSLAVLRWCRENGVHTAVETCAFAPEKDFMELAANCDWVFADIKHMDAQKHKAGTGQTNETILSNIRRLARGRHERRLVIRLPLIPGYNDGEDNLAACADFMAVAGLGEINILPFHAMGLSKYKQLGMVCGYADTAPCGAKELSRAAELFTVRNIACHSGPDTPF from the coding sequence ATGCCCAAAGGATTGATTTTTGACATACAGGGTTTTTCGGTGCATGACGGGCCGGGCTGCCGGACGGTTTTTTTCCTGAGCGGCTGCCCGCTGCGCTGCCGCTGGTGCGCCAACCCGGAGGGTATGTCCGGCGCGCCGGCATTGCTGCATTTCGCCTCCAGATGCGCGGGGGACATGCTGTGCGCGGCTGCATGCCCGGCTAATGCAGTTTCAGCCGGGCCGGTTTTTGACCGCGCGGCCTGCGCGAAATGCCGCTCTTTTGACTGCGTCAAAGCCTGCCGCAGCGGCGCGCTTAAAACAGCCGGAAGGGAAGTTTCCGTTGACGAAATAATCAGAATAATCCGCCGGGACAGGGATTTCTGGGGGCCCGGCGGCGGGATAACGCTTTCCGGCGGGGAGCCGTTGTTTCAGAAGGAATTCTCGCTTGCCGTGCTGCGCTGGTGCCGGGAAAACGGCGTTCACACAGCGGTTGAGACCTGCGCTTTCGCCCCGGAAAAGGATTTCATGGAGCTTGCCGCAAACTGCGACTGGGTTTTCGCCGACATAAAGCACATGGACGCGCAAAAACACAAAGCCGGAACGGGGCAGACGAATGAAACCATTCTGTCAAACATCAGGCGGCTGGCGCGCGGCAGACATGAGCGCAGGCTGGTCATCCGGCTGCCGCTTATACCCGGCTATAACGACGGGGAGGATAATCTGGCAGCCTGCGCGGATTTCATGGCGGTTGCGGGACTGGGGGAGATAAATATACTGCCCTTTCACGCGATGGGCCTGTCCAAATACAAACAACTGGGGATGGTTTGCGGTTATGCGGACACCGCGCCCTGCGGCGCAAAAGAACTTTCCCGCGCGGCGGAGCTTTTCACCGTCAGGAACATAGCCTGCCACTCCGGTCCCGACACGCCGTTCTGA
- the obgE gene encoding GTPase ObgE, which produces MNEDKKRQQAFIDRVRIHVKAGDGGDGCLSFRREKFIPYGGPNGGDGGSGGAVFLEADRNLTTLVEISYHPHIKGIPGGKGGSYNKNGAAGEDTVVFVPCGTVVKKDGHVVADLTGRGQRFLAARGGRAGRGNMAFKTHANTAPRIAEKGEPGEEFVYHLELKVLADVGLLGFPNAGKSTFLARVSAARPKVADYPFTTLNPNLGMVYHKGKSFVMADIPGIIEGAHEGRGLGTAFLRHIERTRALIHLVDPLGFCGTGPAESIKAVENELKLFNPALAAKPRIIAVNKADLPEAEKAAAKIRARYRRRKLFVMSAATGGGVSSVLDEAVRLLAETPPEIKPPSAPHPAYHSIEPAFRLERGRDGLFEVSGREITRLVQMTNFGQPEAVIRLKNLFKRIGLEKALLRRGVKEGESVRICGQEFEWSSSDFEERRKPGNPGK; this is translated from the coding sequence ATGAATGAAGACAAAAAACGCCAGCAGGCGTTCATAGACCGGGTCCGCATCCACGTAAAAGCGGGCGACGGGGGCGACGGCTGCCTTTCCTTCCGGCGCGAAAAATTCATCCCCTACGGCGGTCCCAACGGCGGCGACGGCGGCTCCGGCGGAGCAGTTTTCCTGGAGGCGGACCGCAACCTCACCACTCTTGTGGAGATTTCCTATCATCCCCATATAAAAGGCATTCCCGGCGGCAAGGGCGGCAGCTACAACAAGAACGGCGCCGCCGGGGAGGATACGGTTGTATTCGTCCCCTGCGGCACCGTAGTAAAAAAGGACGGGCATGTCGTCGCGGACCTTACCGGGCGTGGCCAGCGTTTCCTGGCCGCGCGCGGCGGCAGGGCGGGCAGGGGGAACATGGCTTTCAAAACCCATGCCAACACCGCTCCCAGAATCGCCGAAAAAGGCGAACCGGGCGAGGAGTTCGTTTATCACCTGGAGCTTAAAGTCCTCGCCGACGTGGGGCTGCTGGGTTTTCCGAACGCGGGGAAGTCAACTTTTCTGGCGCGGGTTTCCGCCGCGCGGCCCAAGGTGGCAGATTATCCGTTTACGACTTTGAATCCCAATCTGGGCATGGTTTATCACAAGGGCAAAAGCTTTGTGATGGCCGACATTCCCGGCATCATAGAGGGCGCGCACGAGGGCCGCGGGCTGGGCACCGCCTTCCTGCGCCATATAGAGCGCACCCGCGCGCTGATACATCTGGTGGACCCGCTTGGCTTTTGCGGAACCGGCCCTGCCGAATCCATAAAAGCCGTGGAAAACGAGCTGAAGCTTTTCAACCCCGCGCTGGCGGCCAAGCCGCGCATAATCGCCGTCAACAAAGCCGATTTGCCGGAGGCGGAAAAAGCCGCCGCCAAAATCCGCGCCAGATACCGCCGGCGCAAGCTCTTTGTCATGTCTGCCGCCACGGGCGGCGGCGTTTCCTCCGTGCTGGACGAGGCCGTGCGCCTGCTGGCCGAAACCCCGCCGGAAATAAAGCCGCCGTCTGCGCCGCATCCCGCCTATCATTCCATAGAGCCTGCCTTCCGGCTGGAGCGCGGGCGTGACGGGTTGTTTGAGGTGTCGGGCAGGGAAATAACCCGGCTTGTGCAAATGACCAATTTCGGCCAGCCGGAGGCGGTAATCCGGCTTAAAAACCTCTTCAAGCGCATCGGCCTTGAGAAGGCGCTGCTGCGCCGCGGCGTCAAAGAGGGCGAGTCTGTCCGCATCTGCGGACAGGAGTTTGAGTGGAGTTCCAGCGATTTTGAAGAACGCCGCAAACCCGGCAACCCCGGCAAATAG